A stretch of Nitrospirota bacterium DNA encodes these proteins:
- the uvrA gene encoding excinuclease ABC subunit UvrA, protein MASSRKNGRRRSNGQERTREERASQRSHPGSRRLQPASERGSITGPRIVIRGAREHNLKNVDLAIPRDKLVVLTGVSGSGKSSLAFDTLYAEGQRRYVESLSAYARQFLEQMDKPDVEAIEGLSPAISIEQKTVSKNPRSTVATVTEIYDYLRLLFARAGTPHCYQCGKIIHSQTVQQMADRIRAMAAGTRFNLLAPIVQARKGEYRKELEELRKGGFARVKVDGHILDLADPIELDKNKKHDIELVVDRLVVKPELGPRLTDSLETALKFSYLAPGKSGGLVRVEVVDEQGKLKETHLFSERYACVDCGISYPEMTPRMFSFNSPQGACPECTGLGTKLFFDPRLVVPSTSLSLREGAIAPWQDLEPSEFEPLIQALGKHYGFSIHTPFKDLSDRIQKMVLFGSGSERVDLPSRLGDRRERTWAGVIPQLEERYRELEGSWHQWELERYMGEKPCPLCKGARVRKESLAFRVSGKNIHEVVQMSILHGIEFFGHLTLGAREQEIAKRVLKEIVERLRFLVDVGLDYLTLDRPAATLSGGEGQRIRLASQIGSHLVGVLYVLDEPSIGLHQKDNRKLLQTLCLLRDLGNSVVVVEHDEETIRTADYVVDLGPGAGVRGGEVVFAGNPKELEKCPDSLTGRFLCGKDFIPVPAQRRAGNGKSITLVDASANNLKNLTVSFPLGEFICITGVSGSGKSSLVLDTLYRAMAQKLFESRAAAGPHRDLVGAHFVDKVIDVDQSPIGRTPRSNPATYTGLFTPIRELFAQVPESRSRGYKAGRFSFNVKGGRCETCEGDGVIKIEMHFLPDVYVVCEECKGRRYNRETLQVLYKGRHISEVLSMTVDEALVFFENIPAIREKLRTLVDVGLGYVKLGQAATTLSGGEAQRVKLSKELSRRSTGRTLYILDEPTTGLHFADIRNLLRVLHRLVELGNTVIVIEHNFEVIKTADHIIDLGPDGGDAGGKVVALGTPEAVAKVKGSYTGQYLVDVLRIGRQGPLTHSQALLADSSRRSPTASNYPVVESQPVGARRLPASLPTPGIGTKELG, encoded by the coding sequence ATGGCCTCTTCGCGTAAGAACGGCCGGCGCCGTTCGAATGGGCAGGAGCGCACCCGTGAGGAGCGCGCTTCCCAGAGATCGCATCCGGGTAGCCGCAGGCTTCAGCCTGCGTCCGAACGCGGCTCGATCACCGGCCCTCGGATCGTTATCCGGGGCGCCCGGGAACACAATCTCAAGAACGTCGATCTCGCCATTCCACGCGACAAATTGGTGGTCCTCACGGGGGTTTCCGGATCGGGTAAATCATCTTTGGCTTTTGACACCCTCTATGCCGAAGGTCAGCGTCGCTACGTGGAATCGCTCTCGGCCTACGCGCGGCAGTTTCTGGAGCAAATGGACAAGCCGGACGTGGAGGCCATTGAGGGCCTCTCGCCGGCCATCTCCATCGAGCAAAAAACGGTTTCGAAGAATCCGCGCTCGACCGTGGCCACGGTGACCGAGATTTACGACTATCTTCGCCTTCTCTTCGCGCGAGCCGGAACGCCGCACTGCTATCAGTGCGGGAAGATCATCCACTCGCAGACCGTTCAACAGATGGCGGATCGCATCCGCGCGATGGCGGCGGGAACACGGTTCAACCTCCTGGCGCCGATCGTTCAGGCGCGGAAAGGCGAGTACCGAAAGGAATTGGAGGAACTCCGCAAGGGCGGATTCGCGAGGGTCAAGGTGGATGGACATATCCTGGATCTGGCCGACCCGATCGAACTGGACAAGAACAAGAAGCACGACATCGAACTGGTGGTGGATCGCCTCGTGGTCAAACCGGAGCTCGGGCCGAGGCTGACGGATTCTCTCGAAACGGCCTTGAAATTCTCCTACCTGGCTCCGGGGAAGTCCGGCGGGCTGGTCCGGGTGGAGGTGGTCGATGAACAGGGCAAGCTGAAGGAGACGCATCTGTTCAGCGAGCGGTACGCATGCGTGGACTGCGGGATCAGCTACCCGGAAATGACGCCGCGCATGTTCTCCTTCAACAGCCCCCAGGGGGCGTGCCCGGAATGCACGGGGCTGGGTACAAAGCTGTTTTTTGATCCACGCCTCGTCGTGCCCAGCACGTCGCTCTCCCTGCGCGAGGGAGCCATCGCGCCGTGGCAGGATTTGGAGCCGTCGGAATTCGAACCGTTGATCCAGGCCTTGGGCAAGCACTACGGGTTCAGCATCCACACACCGTTCAAAGATCTCTCGGATCGCATCCAGAAAATGGTCCTGTTCGGCTCCGGCAGCGAGCGGGTGGATCTACCTTCGCGCTTGGGCGATCGCAGGGAAAGGACCTGGGCCGGAGTCATCCCACAGTTGGAAGAGCGATACCGGGAGCTCGAAGGGAGCTGGCACCAGTGGGAGCTTGAACGCTACATGGGTGAGAAGCCGTGTCCGCTGTGCAAGGGCGCCCGGGTCCGGAAGGAGAGCCTGGCATTCCGCGTCAGTGGAAAGAACATCCACGAGGTAGTCCAGATGTCGATCCTCCATGGGATCGAGTTTTTCGGACACCTGACTTTGGGTGCCCGGGAGCAGGAGATCGCCAAGCGCGTCTTGAAGGAGATTGTGGAGCGTCTCCGGTTCCTCGTCGATGTAGGCTTGGACTATCTCACGCTGGACCGGCCTGCCGCGACGCTCTCGGGCGGGGAGGGCCAGCGCATCCGGCTGGCCTCTCAGATCGGGTCCCACCTGGTCGGAGTGCTCTACGTCCTGGATGAACCGAGCATCGGCCTTCACCAGAAAGACAACCGGAAATTGCTCCAGACGCTCTGCCTCCTGCGCGATTTGGGGAACAGCGTGGTGGTGGTTGAACACGATGAGGAAACGATTCGCACGGCGGACTACGTGGTGGATCTCGGGCCCGGCGCCGGGGTCCGAGGCGGCGAAGTTGTGTTTGCCGGGAACCCGAAAGAGCTGGAGAAATGCCCAGACTCACTGACGGGGCGCTTCCTGTGCGGCAAGGATTTCATTCCCGTGCCTGCGCAACGGCGCGCGGGGAACGGGAAGTCCATCACCCTGGTGGACGCCTCTGCGAACAACCTCAAGAACCTCACCGTCTCGTTTCCGCTCGGTGAGTTCATCTGCATCACGGGAGTCTCCGGCTCCGGCAAGAGCTCACTGGTGTTGGACACGCTTTACCGGGCGATGGCCCAGAAACTTTTCGAGTCCCGGGCGGCGGCGGGGCCGCATCGCGATCTCGTCGGAGCCCATTTTGTCGATAAGGTAATCGATGTGGACCAATCGCCGATCGGCAGGACCCCGAGAAGCAATCCGGCGACCTATACGGGACTGTTCACTCCGATCCGGGAACTCTTCGCGCAGGTTCCGGAGTCGAGGTCCCGCGGCTACAAGGCCGGCCGCTTTTCCTTCAACGTGAAGGGCGGGCGTTGTGAGACCTGCGAAGGCGACGGCGTAATCAAGATCGAAATGCACTTCCTGCCGGACGTGTATGTCGTGTGCGAGGAATGCAAAGGCCGCCGATACAACCGGGAAACTCTTCAGGTCCTGTACAAGGGGAGGCACATCTCGGAAGTTCTCAGCATGACCGTGGACGAGGCGTTGGTCTTCTTCGAGAATATCCCGGCCATCCGTGAGAAGCTCAGAACGCTTGTGGACGTGGGGCTGGGCTACGTGAAACTCGGTCAGGCGGCGACGACGCTCTCCGGCGGAGAGGCTCAACGCGTGAAACTCTCCAAGGAGTTGTCGCGGAGGAGCACGGGGCGGACGCTCTACATTCTCGATGAGCCGACGACAGGCCTGCACTTCGCCGACATCCGGAACTTGTTGCGCGTGCTACATCGACTGGTGGAGCTGGGCAATACAGTCATCGTGATCGAGCACAATTTCGAAGTCATCAAGACGGCGGACCACATCATCGATCTCGGGCCGGACGGGGGAGATGCGGGAGGAAAAGTTGTGGCTCTCGGAACGCCTGAGGCGGTCGCGAAGGTCAAGGGTTCCTACACGGGCCAGTATCTGGTGGACGTTCTCCGGATCGGCAGGCAAGGTCCGCTTACACATTCCCAGGCTCTCCTTGCAGATTCGAGCCGTCGATCTCCGACGGCGAGCAACTATCCCGTTGTTGAATCGCAGCCGGTGGGTGCTAGGAGATTGCCGGCATCTTTGCCGACTCCGGGGATCGGCACCAAGGAGTTGGGGTGA
- a CDS encoding MBL fold metallo-hydrolase — MNSYLVDSDGDLFVVDAGPPGKFNEYVREVESGGFDPKKIAKVVITHYHPDHLGNAAGYWKFGIENVLIHADDAEVLQGKKPVPRGRGVVGTGLSLVFDRILFRFEPVAKVQLMKENQAVDSAGAWKVVKAEGHTPGSCALYNEKTRTLITGDAMNTRMGKLTGPNALFTADTRKAWESVRRLSQLDIDTLACGHGHPIPSGAGRLLRDLTGEI, encoded by the coding sequence GTGAATTCCTACCTCGTCGATTCGGATGGAGATCTGTTCGTGGTAGATGCCGGTCCGCCTGGAAAGTTCAACGAATATGTTCGGGAGGTTGAGAGCGGCGGCTTCGATCCGAAAAAGATCGCCAAGGTCGTGATCACCCATTACCACCCTGACCATCTGGGGAATGCCGCAGGGTATTGGAAGTTCGGCATTGAGAACGTCTTGATCCATGCCGACGATGCGGAAGTTCTCCAGGGAAAGAAGCCGGTGCCGCGCGGCCGCGGAGTCGTGGGTACGGGCCTCAGTCTCGTTTTCGATCGGATTCTTTTCAGATTCGAGCCGGTGGCGAAGGTTCAGCTCATGAAGGAGAACCAAGCTGTCGATTCGGCGGGTGCCTGGAAAGTCGTCAAGGCCGAGGGCCATACTCCCGGTTCCTGCGCGCTCTACAATGAGAAAACCCGGACGCTCATAACGGGTGACGCCATGAATACTCGCATGGGGAAGCTCACGGGTCCCAATGCCCTGTTCACGGCTGATACGCGAAAAGCGTGGGAGAGCGTTCGCCGACTGTCCCAGTTGGACATTGACACCCTCGCCTGCGGCCATGGGCATCCGATTCCTTCCGGTGCCGGTCGCCTCCTCCGCGACTTAACCGGCGAAATCTAG
- a CDS encoding retroviral-like aspartic protease, which yields MSASTWRSDELKSRFTHVGFDAIIIPMREIIVPVRVRGNRGEKRVRMLFDTGATSTFIRADIARAVGIPVKNPKPIPVVLADGSRGKPVRASVTILIEFKGVWLPVSANLLEECSSELILGCFDMEQYDIRPIPRNGSYTIPKPKLLAKLI from the coding sequence ATGTCGGCGTCAACTTGGCGTTCCGACGAACTGAAGAGCCGATTCACCCACGTTGGGTTTGATGCTATCATCATTCCAATGAGAGAAATTATTGTTCCAGTTCGGGTAAGGGGCAATCGCGGCGAAAAACGGGTCCGCATGCTATTTGATACGGGGGCCACCTCAACCTTCATCAGGGCCGACATCGCGAGGGCCGTTGGGATTCCAGTGAAGAACCCGAAGCCCATCCCCGTTGTCCTCGCCGATGGATCAAGGGGCAAACCCGTTCGTGCCAGTGTGACTATCCTGATTGAGTTTAAGGGTGTCTGGCTGCCCGTTTCGGCCAACCTCCTTGAGGAGTGCTCCTCTGAATTGATCCTCGGCTGTTTCGATATGGAGCAGTATGACATTCGTCCCATTCCACGTAACGGAAGCTACACGATTCCCAAGCCTAAACTACTCGCGAAACTCATCTGA
- a CDS encoding ATP-binding protein: MNNERIADDAIFKIGRVISVDGRVVKVAVDKMKNSSHLIYQGGVHRNIAVGGYVKISKGFARIIGKVDGEYIGEDLQTREKDYASGRQRVSRTLVVKLLGFLEGNRFERGIKELPLIDNECFLLHRDEVEKVHDFLAVGDDPITIGTLAMEKGQDIRVGVNSLLASHIGIFGNTGSGKSYTLAKIYRELLRKYKDRPNFQRHAKFFLIDFNGEYVGFDRNVIVEPRYKNIYELSTRLPEGGDRFPISHEMINDPAFWVVFLEATEKTQTPFLNRALSSPYLSDMVRDAVRLKLLMVEIIFSAIMKGDRTIEKGIVVSFLRELNECLGGHGDIAALADDFESHLQFHNVQATYYYESGGPRIYGNAPEFKAQVVEAKVSPLQVSVANMTPIDEIRLRITIQYYQDIIRGFSNREHLAPLIKRLDKRVDDLKKVITIQQARTDAEDANFTIVSLREVNIRMRKILPLMLCKKMYDARKEADDEAGTLNLIVDEAHNILSEESERESEQWKDYRLETFEEIIKEGRKYGVFLTIASQRPHDISPTIISQLHNYFLHRLINNEDIKAVERSVSYLDKVSFEALPILPTGTCILAGLIARVPVVVEVGKIEEDFEPNNKTVGPVALWQ, encoded by the coding sequence ATGAATAACGAGAGGATCGCGGATGATGCGATCTTCAAGATCGGCCGAGTGATATCGGTTGACGGACGCGTTGTCAAGGTTGCCGTCGACAAGATGAAGAACTCGTCCCACCTGATCTACCAGGGCGGGGTGCATCGGAACATTGCAGTAGGCGGTTACGTGAAAATTTCCAAGGGGTTCGCCAGAATCATCGGCAAGGTTGATGGTGAGTACATCGGAGAAGACCTCCAGACCAGGGAGAAAGACTACGCTAGCGGAAGACAGAGGGTCAGCCGGACGCTTGTCGTGAAGCTGCTTGGATTTCTTGAAGGCAACCGGTTCGAGCGTGGGATCAAGGAGCTTCCCCTGATCGATAACGAATGTTTCCTGCTGCACAGAGACGAGGTTGAGAAGGTTCACGATTTCCTGGCTGTGGGAGACGATCCGATCACCATTGGCACGCTGGCGATGGAGAAAGGGCAGGACATTCGTGTTGGGGTCAACAGCCTACTTGCCAGTCATATTGGAATCTTTGGAAACACTGGGAGCGGGAAGTCATACACGCTGGCCAAGATATATCGTGAGCTCTTGAGGAAATACAAGGATCGTCCAAACTTCCAGCGACACGCCAAGTTCTTTCTGATTGACTTCAACGGAGAGTATGTCGGTTTCGATAGGAACGTAATAGTTGAGCCGCGATACAAGAACATCTACGAGCTTTCGACCAGGCTGCCAGAAGGCGGTGATCGCTTCCCGATATCGCATGAGATGATCAACGATCCGGCCTTCTGGGTTGTTTTCCTGGAGGCAACTGAAAAAACGCAGACCCCTTTCTTGAATCGCGCGCTGTCCAGCCCTTATCTCTCAGACATGGTGCGAGACGCGGTTCGGTTGAAGCTGTTGATGGTGGAAATCATCTTCTCTGCGATCATGAAGGGCGACAGGACGATAGAAAAAGGCATCGTGGTCAGTTTTCTGAGGGAACTGAATGAATGCCTCGGTGGCCACGGGGACATTGCGGCCTTGGCAGACGATTTCGAATCCCATTTGCAATTCCACAATGTTCAAGCCACGTACTACTACGAAAGCGGCGGACCGCGGATATACGGAAACGCGCCCGAGTTCAAGGCACAAGTTGTGGAAGCGAAGGTGTCTCCACTGCAGGTCTCGGTAGCCAACATGACTCCGATCGACGAGATCCGTCTCCGTATTACCATCCAGTACTACCAGGACATCATCCGCGGATTCTCCAACCGGGAACATCTTGCACCCCTGATCAAGCGGCTCGACAAGCGGGTTGATGACTTGAAGAAAGTGATAACGATTCAGCAAGCGCGGACCGACGCTGAAGATGCGAATTTCACGATCGTCTCCCTGCGCGAAGTTAACATTAGGATGAGGAAGATCCTTCCCTTGATGCTTTGCAAGAAGATGTACGATGCCAGGAAGGAGGCAGACGATGAAGCCGGAACTCTAAATCTGATCGTCGATGAGGCGCATAATATCCTCTCGGAGGAGTCAGAACGCGAGAGCGAGCAGTGGAAAGATTACCGGTTGGAGACCTTTGAGGAGATCATCAAGGAAGGGCGAAAATACGGGGTCTTTCTCACGATAGCGAGCCAGCGCCCACACGACATATCGCCCACGATCATATCCCAGCTTCACAACTACTTTCTTCACCGGCTCATCAACAATGAGGACATCAAGGCCGTCGAAAGGTCAGTCTCCTACCTCGACAAAGTCTCCTTCGAAGCCCTCCCGATCCTACCCACCGGTACCTGTATCCTCGCCGGGCTCATCGCCAGGGTCCCTGTGGTTGTGGAGGTCGGCAAGATTGAAGAGGATTTTGAGCCCAACAATAAGACGGTCGGCCCAGTGGCATTGTGGCAGTGA
- a CDS encoding SIR2 family protein, protein MIENLKAVLQDCNLNFLLGAGLSQPYLATLGGIEKLLTEVEVSALPVEKKQVIRFALYCKYFDAAISRNVDILDSAVEADETLGHYCDFLRIINGILLDRKSTLLGKEANLFTTNLDIFLEKALEKLSLEFNDGFGGRFAPTFDLGNFKKSHFKRSLQYDNVSEIPVFNLLKVHGSLTWCKMPGVRMGFSSDLSAVRRLKELRAGLPEVLAVPEGTTVETLSTAATGHKFEGWMNCFAQAYEDLLIVNPTKEKFKLTLLNHQYYELLRIFSNEMEKENTALFVLGFSFADEHLRAITLRAADSNPTLMIYIVAYSAEARQDIETNLGSQFKNRNVKIIAPTQKAQSGSLPSDEFKYTLAEISRRLFSSITDQPFPSGPSRVTMAEGEATGGNVDE, encoded by the coding sequence ATGATCGAGAACCTCAAGGCCGTACTTCAGGATTGTAACCTCAACTTCCTGTTGGGGGCGGGGCTGTCGCAACCGTATCTGGCGACACTGGGGGGCATCGAAAAGCTCTTGACCGAAGTAGAGGTGAGTGCCTTGCCGGTGGAGAAGAAGCAAGTCATTCGATTCGCCCTCTACTGCAAATACTTCGATGCAGCCATTTCCAGAAACGTCGACATATTGGACTCAGCGGTGGAGGCGGACGAGACTCTCGGACACTACTGTGACTTCCTAAGGATAATCAACGGGATACTGCTTGACCGAAAATCGACGCTCCTTGGCAAGGAGGCGAATCTCTTTACGACCAACCTAGACATCTTCTTGGAAAAGGCTCTAGAGAAGCTGTCCTTGGAATTCAACGACGGATTTGGCGGACGCTTTGCCCCGACCTTCGACCTTGGAAATTTCAAGAAGTCTCATTTCAAACGGAGCCTCCAATACGACAACGTGTCAGAGATACCCGTTTTCAACCTGCTGAAGGTCCATGGCTCCTTGACTTGGTGCAAGATGCCCGGCGTACGAATGGGCTTCTCCAGTGACCTGTCGGCGGTCCGACGCTTGAAAGAACTGCGAGCGGGATTGCCTGAGGTTCTAGCCGTGCCAGAGGGTACCACTGTGGAGACACTTTCCACCGCGGCCACTGGCCACAAGTTCGAAGGGTGGATGAATTGCTTTGCTCAGGCATACGAGGATTTGCTCATTGTCAACCCCACCAAGGAAAAATTCAAACTCACTCTCCTCAACCATCAGTATTACGAGCTTCTCCGAATATTCTCGAATGAGATGGAAAAGGAGAACACCGCGCTCTTTGTCCTTGGTTTCTCCTTCGCGGACGAGCACCTCCGGGCCATCACCCTTCGCGCTGCGGACTCCAATCCGACGCTCATGATTTACATCGTGGCCTACAGCGCGGAAGCGCGGCAAGATATCGAGACCAACCTAGGGTCGCAGTTCAAGAACCGCAACGTGAAAATCATCGCCCCGACTCAAAAAGCCCAGTCGGGTTCCCTACCTTCAGACGAGTTCAAGTACACGCTCGCAGAGATCAGCCGCAGGCTCTTTTCGAGTATCACCGATCAGCCATTTCCATCCGGGCCGAGCCGCGTGACAATGGCTGAAGGGGAGGCCACCGGGGGGAACGTAGATGAATAA
- a CDS encoding acyl-CoA carboxylase subunit beta — MGALEYWQGQVEDLEKRRARALDMGGPDKIKRQHDRNKLTARERIALFFDPGTFVEMGIHGTQMMTDEYAAADGVVSGYGKVNGRRVAVIAYDFTVFGGSMGQVGETKATRIREIALKDRMPLVWFVDSGGARIRAAQGAGHPDMVSLFAGTGHLFREEVIMSGVVPLVAAMMGPGMAGTAYIPGLADFVPMVSNISSMALGGPPLVKAVTGEDINENDLGGAKIHCEVSGCGDVEVSNDEQCINLVKDYLSYFPSHNGEKPPVLPCDDPIDRKDEDFLKVVPDNPRGAYDMHKLIKLVADHGKFLELKPRWARNLITCFARIGGRPCGIVANNPMHYGGVLDINASDKAARFVWMCDAFNIPLVFFQDVPGFMIGSKVEKEGIIRHGSKMLFAVSEATVPKLTVVVRKAYGAGYYVMCGRAFEPDLIVAWPTAEISVMGAEGMVGIFGRSTKAAEMTEEAKKNMADMIRPYINAYKSAGWALVDDVIDPRETRLKLAQGLDLYWNKVVERPWRKHGVLPV; from the coding sequence ATGGGCGCGCTGGAGTACTGGCAGGGCCAGGTCGAAGACCTCGAAAAGCGGCGGGCCCGTGCGCTGGACATGGGCGGGCCGGACAAGATCAAGCGGCAGCACGACAGGAACAAGTTGACAGCCCGGGAACGCATCGCGCTTTTCTTCGATCCGGGCACGTTTGTCGAGATGGGCATTCATGGAACGCAAATGATGACCGATGAGTATGCGGCGGCCGACGGCGTCGTCAGCGGCTACGGAAAGGTGAACGGCCGCCGGGTGGCCGTCATCGCATACGATTTTACGGTCTTCGGCGGGTCCATGGGGCAGGTGGGTGAAACCAAAGCCACGCGGATAAGGGAGATCGCCCTGAAGGACCGAATGCCCCTGGTGTGGTTCGTGGACTCCGGCGGCGCTCGGATCCGGGCGGCGCAGGGAGCGGGTCATCCGGACATGGTGTCGCTCTTCGCCGGGACGGGTCACCTGTTCCGGGAGGAAGTGATCATGTCGGGCGTGGTCCCGCTCGTCGCCGCGATGATGGGGCCCGGCATGGCCGGCACGGCGTACATTCCGGGTCTCGCCGATTTTGTCCCCATGGTCAGCAACATCAGCTCGATGGCCTTGGGCGGCCCACCGCTGGTGAAGGCGGTGACCGGCGAGGACATCAACGAGAACGATCTCGGCGGAGCAAAAATCCATTGCGAAGTGAGTGGGTGCGGCGACGTGGAAGTGTCCAATGATGAGCAGTGCATCAATCTGGTGAAAGACTACTTGAGCTATTTTCCCTCTCACAACGGCGAGAAACCGCCGGTCCTGCCGTGCGACGATCCGATCGACCGGAAAGATGAGGATTTCCTCAAAGTGGTGCCGGACAATCCGCGCGGTGCGTACGACATGCACAAACTTATCAAGCTCGTCGCGGATCATGGCAAATTCCTGGAATTGAAGCCCCGCTGGGCGCGGAATCTCATCACGTGCTTCGCGCGGATCGGGGGCAGGCCGTGCGGCATCGTCGCCAACAACCCGATGCACTACGGCGGCGTCCTCGATATCAACGCGTCCGACAAAGCCGCTCGGTTTGTATGGATGTGCGATGCCTTCAACATCCCGCTCGTATTTTTCCAGGACGTGCCCGGTTTCATGATCGGAAGCAAAGTGGAGAAGGAGGGCATCATCCGGCATGGGTCGAAGATGCTCTTTGCGGTGAGCGAGGCGACCGTTCCCAAACTGACCGTGGTGGTGCGCAAGGCCTACGGCGCGGGATACTACGTCATGTGCGGCCGGGCCTTCGAACCGGACCTAATCGTCGCGTGGCCCACGGCGGAAATTTCCGTCATGGGCGCCGAGGGCATGGTCGGCATCTTCGGGCGGAGCACGAAGGCCGCGGAAATGACGGAGGAAGCCAAGAAGAACATGGCCGATATGATCCGTCCGTACATCAACGCCTACAAGTCCGCCGGATGGGCGCTGGTGGATGACGTGATCGATCCCCGTGAAACCCGGCTCAAGCTTGCCCAAGGTCTCGACCTCTACTGGAACAAGGTGGTGGAGCGCCCCTGGCGCAAGCACGGCGTCCTGCCTGTGTGA
- a CDS encoding 3-keto-5-aminohexanoate cleavage protein produces MKFEDKVVITCAMTGALANRKQAEGIPYTPKEYGEEAKRVYDAGGAVVHIHAREEDGTPSLRPEMYRREREEILARCPLIINFSTGAIGVPPEDRIAHIQNIRPDIGALNMGSVNYLKYSAKRKQFVWDFTFQNNMSEIIFFVNEMNKVGVKPECECFDTGHVNNSHHLIEMGVLKAPPDYSLILGSGGTAAEPEDLLHIIRKLPVGATWKTIPVSHATWRLTATALVVGGNIRVGFEDNFYLPDGKMARSNGELVEAAVKMVRMVGREVATVDEARQILGLRPRVDAAVKSAA; encoded by the coding sequence ATGAAATTCGAAGACAAAGTGGTGATCACCTGCGCCATGACCGGCGCCCTGGCCAACCGAAAGCAGGCGGAAGGCATCCCGTACACACCGAAGGAGTACGGAGAGGAAGCCAAACGGGTGTACGACGCGGGTGGCGCGGTCGTCCACATCCACGCACGCGAGGAGGACGGCACGCCGTCGCTCCGTCCTGAAATGTACCGCCGGGAGCGGGAGGAAATCCTGGCGCGATGCCCTCTCATCATCAACTTTTCCACGGGGGCCATTGGCGTTCCCCCTGAAGACCGCATTGCTCACATCCAGAATATCCGCCCGGATATCGGGGCCCTCAACATGGGGAGCGTCAACTATCTGAAGTACTCCGCCAAGCGGAAGCAATTCGTCTGGGATTTCACCTTTCAGAACAACATGAGTGAGATCATCTTCTTTGTGAATGAGATGAACAAGGTGGGCGTGAAACCGGAATGCGAGTGTTTCGATACCGGTCACGTGAACAACTCCCACCACCTGATCGAAATGGGCGTGCTTAAGGCGCCGCCGGATTACAGCCTGATCCTGGGTAGCGGGGGGACCGCCGCCGAGCCGGAAGACCTCCTCCATATCATCCGGAAACTGCCGGTAGGAGCCACCTGGAAGACCATTCCGGTGAGTCATGCCACCTGGAGACTCACGGCTACCGCGCTCGTGGTCGGCGGAAACATCCGCGTAGGCTTCGAGGACAATTTCTATCTGCCGGACGGGAAAATGGCCCGCTCAAACGGCGAGCTGGTCGAGGCGGCCGTCAAGATGGTCCGTATGGTCGGCCGGGAGGTGGCCACGGTGGATGAAGCGCGCCAGATTCTCGGATTGCGGCCCCGCGTGGACGCTGCCGTCAAATCCGCCGCGTAG